A genomic window from Puniceicoccaceae bacterium includes:
- a CDS encoding rhamnogalacturonan acetylesterase: MLHRIGIAVGLCLAMGALPLLAGNPPDLETNPPSQQSERVSELPAVFIAGDSTAAKGKGAVQQGWAEPFRHYFDPTKVTVFNRARGGRSSRTFITEGLWKELIDDVRAGDVVILQFGHNDGGAINEEPPGSDRPTRARGSLPGLGEESVDILNVVTGKQETVYTFGHYMRQMIDDVRARNAHPVLVNLTLRNLRDARERLERGSGLYGGWTYQLAREMGVPFIDLTHRLADRLDVMDKSEVDALFEQDYVHFNERGAELHAEQILSGLKGLRSIEMEAWLSEKGQAVKADTTAWLQLPVPTDRTLPTVYLIGDSTVRNGRGDGSNGEWGWGDFLVGFVDRARINVVNRAVGGLSSRTYLTYGHWARVRSMLQPGDVVVMQFGHNDSAPINDTHRARGTLPGVGEQTEAIENLLTGEPEVVGSYGSYLRTFIAESRSAGATPVVCSPVPRKQWKNRALLRDTDRYPLWARQVAEQESVAFVDLHSLVADHYEQMGPHDVDLLFADAHTHTSAAGALLNASVFVNAAKQLPMQPIHAWLHADEASSTQD, translated from the coding sequence ATGCTGCACCGGATTGGAATTGCAGTGGGCTTGTGCCTGGCAATGGGAGCGCTGCCACTGCTCGCGGGAAACCCACCGGATCTGGAGACAAACCCACCTTCACAACAATCGGAGCGGGTGTCAGAACTGCCTGCGGTATTCATCGCAGGTGACTCTACGGCAGCCAAGGGCAAAGGGGCGGTGCAACAGGGATGGGCGGAGCCGTTTCGGCATTATTTTGATCCGACAAAGGTCACTGTATTCAATCGGGCACGTGGCGGACGCAGCAGTCGAACGTTCATCACTGAGGGACTGTGGAAGGAGTTGATCGATGACGTGCGTGCGGGAGATGTGGTGATCCTGCAGTTTGGACACAACGATGGGGGTGCCATTAATGAAGAACCACCGGGGTCGGATCGACCCACTCGTGCGAGGGGTTCCCTTCCGGGACTCGGGGAGGAGTCCGTCGATATTCTGAATGTCGTGACGGGTAAACAAGAGACCGTTTACACCTTTGGGCACTACATGCGGCAGATGATCGATGACGTGCGCGCCCGGAATGCGCATCCGGTCCTTGTCAATCTGACGCTGCGAAACCTGCGGGACGCGCGTGAGCGCCTCGAGCGGGGCAGTGGGTTGTATGGCGGTTGGACCTACCAGCTGGCACGGGAGATGGGGGTACCATTCATTGACCTGACTCATCGCCTAGCGGATCGATTGGATGTGATGGATAAGTCCGAAGTGGATGCATTGTTTGAGCAGGACTACGTGCACTTCAATGAGCGCGGTGCCGAGCTGCACGCCGAGCAAATCCTGTCCGGACTCAAGGGATTGCGTTCGATTGAGATGGAGGCCTGGCTTTCGGAGAAAGGACAAGCGGTGAAAGCGGATACAACGGCATGGTTGCAACTGCCGGTTCCGACGGATCGCACCCTGCCCACAGTGTATCTGATCGGGGATTCGACAGTGCGCAATGGACGAGGAGACGGCAGCAACGGTGAGTGGGGTTGGGGGGATTTCCTGGTGGGATTTGTGGATCGCGCAAGGATCAATGTGGTCAATCGTGCGGTAGGAGGACTGAGCAGCCGCACCTATTTGACTTATGGACACTGGGCCAGAGTTCGAAGCATGCTGCAACCCGGTGATGTGGTCGTGATGCAGTTTGGTCACAATGATTCTGCTCCGATCAATGACACTCACCGGGCAAGGGGCACACTACCTGGGGTGGGGGAGCAAACGGAAGCGATTGAGAATTTGCTGACGGGAGAACCCGAGGTGGTGGGGAGCTATGGTTCCTACCTGCGTACTTTCATCGCAGAGAGCCGAAGTGCTGGTGCAACGCCGGTGGTTTGTTCACCCGTTCCCCGAAAACAGTGGAAGAATCGAGCACTCTTGCGCGATACGGATCGATACCCCTTGTGGGCACGCCAAGTGGCGGAGCAGGAATCCGTTGCATTTGTGGACCTGCACTCGCTTGTGGCTGACCACTATGAGCAGATGGGGCCGCACGATGTGGACCTGCTCTTTGCGGATGCCCATACTCACACGAGTGCTGCCGGGGCGTTGCTCAATGCCAGTGTTTTTGTGAATGCCGCAAAGCAGCTGCCGATGCAGCCAATCCATGCCTGGCTGCATGCAGACGAAGCTTCATCCACTCAGGACTGA